CCCTATCAAGCCTGGAACCGGTGCTACGCCAAAACCAACTGACACCGTCAAGGTGCATTATCATGGCACACTGCTCGATGGCACCGTCTTCGACAGTTCCGTGAAACGCGGTGAGCCAGCCACATTTCCCTTGAGCCAAGTGATCAAGTGCTGGACTGAAGGCGTGCAACAAATCAAGGTCGGCGGCAAGAGCCGCCTGGTATGCCCGGCGAATCTGGCCTACGGAGACCGTGGCTCACCACCCGCCATCAAGCCCGGTGCCACGCTCGTCTTTGAAGTGGAATTACTCGAAATCGTCGCCGCGAAATAACGGCTGACAGTTCCCCAGGGGCGGTGACACAGACGATGTGTCCCCGCCTCTTCATCTTTGCGAAAAGATTGCACGATACATTCAATTGGCCTTGACCCAATCACGGCTTCTGCGGTATCGTCCACCACTTTCCGGAAGTGAGTCCCCGTGCCATGCCGAGGTAGCTCAGTTGGTAGAGCACAGCCCTGAAAAGGCTGGTGTCGACAGTTCGATTCTGTCCCTCGGCACCACATTCCGCAGACGTAGAGATCGTTCTCCATAGAGAAGGTGGCACCTCAACAACTTTTTCACCGCTCAGCACAGCCTGAGTAAAGCTCTCCAGCCGCATCACCTCATCTCTCAATCGACTATCCCAGTTGTGAATATAGAGCCTGGCTGATCCAGGAATGGGCTCCCCTTTTAGTGCCTGAACGACGCCATAGCCGACATGGCATTGCGTCAACCAGATTGCAGCTGACGAAATACGCCATGAGCCGCTGAGGAAGAAGATGGCCCGCTATGTCAACGACGACAAACAAAGGAATGGAGACAAGACAGCCCACGTAGACCCTGACGTGTCGAAGCACGGGCGATTCGCTCTCTCTGGGAAATGCGCGCCGCCAGATCAGGACCCAGATGGCAATCGGAAGCCACATGACCAACGCAAGCACGAGAGACCGCCGGACAATACCTGGTCCCTCGGAGGGAATGAGGCCGATCGCCCGTTGAACGCGAAACCACGGATCCCCATAGGCTAGCGAAAAAATCAGATCCTCAGACCGGGATTCCAGCTGACGCATAGACGGCCTCGCTGAAAACCAATGACGTCCTACCCGGATGAAACCCCGTGCTGATGCAGGAGACTCGTACCCGATCTCAGAACCGATAATTGGCTCCCACATTCACATTGGTGTTATGGGCGATCTCCTGCTCGAAACTCTGACGGCGGTGCGATCGCTGAAAACCGAGCGTTAACCCCGTCTGTTCCGTCAACCGGTAGAGAAACGTCACCTCACCCTGAAAGACGCTCTCGTGCCCGCCATTTCGTTTATCCCCCGCAATGCCGCTCGTCCAATTGTTCCGTTCAAAGTGAACCCCCGTCTCAAAAGAAAGACGTTCCGTCAACTCCGCTTCCACCCCCGCGGTCGCATAGTGGTTGATATACGACACGTCATCCTTAAACTGTGGCTGTTTTCTGCCTTCGGCGAGGCCGCGCTCGAAGTGGTAACCAAGTAACACCTTCACGCCTTCCACGAGACGCCAGACTACGTGGGGGCCGACCGTCCAGAACGTCGTATCCCGTTGCGCGAACGCGTCGTTGTAGAGGCGCGCTCCGACGCGGCCCAGGATCCGGACTTCCCAGTCCTCGGAAAGACGCTGCTCCAACCGGACGGATCCGATGTGTGAGGTCAGACGCTCCTCCTTCAGAGACAATGTCCCGCTACGCCGCTCCTCATTGTCCCCAAGCAACATATCCGGCATGGTGTAGTAGCGAAGCCGGACTTTCGTATCCGGCGAAAAAGCCTGAAGCATCTCCAGACCGACACTGGCTTGATTGAATCGCGGATTGACGGCATAAATGAACCCCTGTCCCTTGACGGAAAGATCGCTCCGTCCTAAGGAAGAGGTGAAGGATTTGGTCACGCGGAAGTCCGGGTCGAACACCATATCCGACCCCTTGCCTGTTAGTGCCGTGTCCAACGCAGGCTGCGTGGGATCGCCGTGTATATTCAAACGGCGCGTGGCTGAAAACAGCGCAGCATCGTCGGTGTAGAACAGATTACCGCCCGTGGTTACGGACCACTCCGCCATCGCCGGACAAACCGCCGACAACACCAACACGGTGGCTGCCCCCAATAGTCTGAGTCGCAAACACTCCCCCTTTGCCCCATCGAACAAGGAATGATGAGTGCCGGAGAATAGAGAGAAGATCTGCAACGCGTCAAGAGAGAAAGGACCCGCAAGCCTTTACTCCCAGAAATCGCACGTCCCACTTCTCGAAGATGCGTTATGCAGCCGGGCCCATCGTGAGGAACGTCCCGGCATCATCCCGTAGCCGCGGCATATACATGGGATACGCTGTCGCGTATCATCGCTCACGTAAATCATTCCGCACAGATACGCGTCCTGCCTAAACCGGGCACACGGCAGTACCCTGCGGCCGAACCGCCATGATTGAGAGGGGGGAATGATGCAGCATCGATCACAGGCAAAGACTTACCTGGTTCGTACAGTCGGCGGCATGTTATGGGCCGGAATTCCAGCTGTTTTCCTGCTGACCTGGTTGGTGAGCTCGCCCCTGCTCCAGGCCAGCTCCGATATCATCATTCCGAAACCGACCGATGTGCTCTTGCCGCCGCCCCCACCCCCGACACTCGAGCCCTCCGTCGTCAATCTGAAAGTCGGGAAGACCCTCCGGGAAATGAGGGAGGCGGTGGAATCATCGATTGCCGTCCACCATGAGCATGAGCAGGAATGGATCTTGGGAAAGCGGCAGCTCAACGGGGTTCCCTTCGACTATCAATACTATCTCTGGAGAGGGCCGGTACGTTTCAAAATAACAGGCGGTCGGCTCATTACCGAATTTCCCGATGCGCAATATCGTGTTCGAGTGCGGCTGAAAGATCCGAACGGACGCGCGAGGATCGCAGAATGCGGGTATGGAGAGAACGCAAATCTGCACATGAAACTGGATGCCGCGTCGGACGTTCGATGGAGCGAGGACTGGCTCATCTCCACCACCACACAGTTTGGCCGCCCGCAATTCGGAGAACCCTGCAGCTTGAAGCCGATCGACCTTGATGTGACCGAGTTGGTCGACGAGTGGATCACTCAACGGCTGCCGTCTCTGGCCTCAGCCATCGATCAGGCCTTCCTCACGCAAGTCGAGGCGAAAAAACGAGCCCAGATCGTCTGGGAGAAACTTCAGGAGCCGATGGAACTCAGATCCGGCACCTGGCTGATGTACCATCCTCAAAACCCACGGCCCGGTCTATTAACCCTGGATGGCGACCAATCGATCCACACCACCATCAGCCTGGGCTTTGATCCGATGATCGTCGTAGGTCCCAAGCCGCAGGTCGACAACAATCCCCTGCCCCCCCTCCACATCGGAGCCGCCGCGCCGGAAGGCTTTCATCTGGCCATGCCGATGCTCGTTCCCTACGAGGAGTTAAGTGCACGGCTGGCGGAGGAGATCGTGGGCCAGGAAATTATTCCGCTGGTCGGTTCCAGAATCACGATTACCGGCATCCGGACCTACGGGAGCGGCAACAACCTCATCATCGAGGTTACGGTGACCGGAGGAGTGAATGGCACGCTCTATCTTCAGGGCAAACCCTCTCTCACTCCAGACGGGCAGACCCTGGAACTGAGTGAGTTTAATTTCACGATAGATACGTCCAACCTGCTAGCACGATTCACCAATCTCGCCGCACACAATATCATCCTGGAGAAAATACTGCCTAACATGAAGATTGACGTGGCAGGCCGCATGGCGGGGCTCCGCTCACTGATTCAGCGACAGATGAACCGTGAACTGGCTCCAGGCATTTGGCTTGAAGGCACCGTGACGAGGTTGGATCCTCGCGGCATCTACCCCGTCCCAGGCGGGATAGAAGTGCAGTTCGTCCTGGATGGCACACTCAATCTGACCATTCAATGATCGGCCGGCCCATCAGCCCGAATGTGAGCGCGCCGTCTTCCAATCGGTAGCCACGAAGAACCGGTTGCAGCCCGCCGGCTTGCATCAAAGATCGGTCTCTTTCGAAAACGATCAGGAGCCGGTCTTTCCACCCAGTAAATCTTGCTCAATCATCTGTTTCCAGAGCTTCCTGGCCACCTCGTGAAGAGAAACGCTCGTGCTTTCATTGAGAAGTTCAGTGGCAACGGTCATCTCTCCTGCGCCCTCCCAGAGAAACTCTCCGGCCTGCGCATCCCACACCCTGAGCCACAATCGGAGCGTGCTGATCCTGGTCTTGAGGAGATGGTAACCAACCAGATCGAAACGGTCATCTACAGTCTCGGTAAAATTTGCAAATCCCGGCTGCAGGATATACCTGACGCCGAGCGCGGTCCCAATCTGCTGCATGCGCTGACGATTCCCGCCGCCACGAGCCAGATCGCCGACAACCTCAGTCTGGTCCGCTATGCGTTCAAGTTGGCTCAGTTTGTTAACGGTTTCATGGTAAGACAGCGCTTTGATGGACGGAGACACGTGCTCAACCGCAGCCGACAAAGCAAGCGACACGAATACAGCAACGCCCCGAGACTCGTCGGAGGCGACCGTAGGAAGGACCGCAACCGATTCCCGGGTAAGCCCCGTGACATCGAACGACGGCGGTCTCGGAGTCGCGACCGTCTGCGCATTGACAAAGTGGAGGGGGCCGCCGCAGGCCGGCAAAATCCCCATCACGAGAGCCAACGAAAGCAGGTTCCATATTTTCAGAAACAGGCTGCTCATGAATCTCCCTCTGTCCTGGTATGGCCCGTGCTTTCAGCTTTTCCCACGTCTGAGCACAGCAGCCAATTGGTGAACCGCGCGCAGATAGTCGAGCACTTCGAGCATGGTCCGGTAGACCATCTCGGCATACCGAAAACGAGATGGTGGCCTGCCTGGAAGCCGTGTTGTTCTATGAACTCAGCGAGTCTTCCGCCTTCACCGAGGTTTCGGCGGATATGGAGGCGAATCCCAGCAAGGTGACCGCGATAAGAAGAATGTGTTTCATGGGTGGTGGTATCGAATTGCGGGTGATGGTTTGGCAAGACACGGGTGCCGCCGTCGCCGGCGACATCCGTGCCTGCGATCTACTTAATCACCACTGCTAGTCATTCCCTTGATCTGCCTTTCCAGCGACTCAAGGCTCCAGTCGCCCGGGACCTGGCTGGGCGGATATTCCTTCAGGGACAAGAGGAACTTGCTGGCAATTCCCTGCAGGGGGATCAGGATGAAGGAGCGATCCAGTACCCAATCGTGATAGGTGTTGGAGTTCCCGTAGGCTTTCTCGAAAGGATCGCGCCGCAAGCTGTAGAGCAGCGGAATACGCAGGTGAACGAACGGCTCACGCCAGACATCGAGCTGGTGCGCGCGGTTCTCCAGATAGATGGCTTTCCAGTCGCCTACGCGGATAGCCATCACGGCACCGTCGTCGCCCACATAGATAAAATCCGTGCGCGGCGATTTATCCACCTTGCCACTAAGGTAGTCGAGCTGGTTATAGCCGTCGATGTGGCTCCTGTAGGTGCGGCCGTTGAGCTCCACCCCACCCTTGAGCAGCTTTTCCTTGATGTCTGGCGCGCCGG
The DNA window shown above is from Nitrospira lenta and carries:
- a CDS encoding DUF4403 family protein codes for the protein MMQHRSQAKTYLVRTVGGMLWAGIPAVFLLTWLVSSPLLQASSDIIIPKPTDVLLPPPPPPTLEPSVVNLKVGKTLREMREAVESSIAVHHEHEQEWILGKRQLNGVPFDYQYYLWRGPVRFKITGGRLITEFPDAQYRVRVRLKDPNGRARIAECGYGENANLHMKLDAASDVRWSEDWLISTTTQFGRPQFGEPCSLKPIDLDVTELVDEWITQRLPSLASAIDQAFLTQVEAKKRAQIVWEKLQEPMELRSGTWLMYHPQNPRPGLLTLDGDQSIHTTISLGFDPMIVVGPKPQVDNNPLPPLHIGAAAPEGFHLAMPMLVPYEELSARLAEEIVGQEIIPLVGSRITITGIRTYGSGNNLIIEVTVTGGVNGTLYLQGKPSLTPDGQTLELSEFNFTIDTSNLLARFTNLAAHNIILEKILPNMKIDVAGRMAGLRSLIQRQMNRELAPGIWLEGTVTRLDPRGIYPVPGGIEVQFVLDGTLNLTIQ